The Caulobacter sp. FWC26 genome contains a region encoding:
- a CDS encoding acyloxyacyl hydrolase, with product MKTAASAAVACLTLAGAALGCAAPAFAGEAFVGVYKHDVTFIGKAVGLGAAGREGGADIHLGYRTNRIESLDWLGKPQVHAMVSINTNNTSNFAAVGFNWKVELGQPGGFYLRPGMGLAYTDGKAGLPPANAPNLTPEERARRTWLYYNRIDFGSKVLFEPELALGYQVNDKVSVELSYTHLSNGQIFHQGKNQGLDDAGVRLVYAF from the coding sequence ATGAAGACCGCCGCCTCCGCCGCCGTGGCTTGCTTGACGCTTGCGGGCGCCGCGCTTGGATGCGCCGCGCCCGCCTTCGCCGGGGAAGCGTTCGTCGGCGTCTACAAGCATGACGTGACCTTCATCGGCAAAGCCGTCGGTCTGGGCGCCGCCGGCCGCGAGGGCGGGGCCGACATCCATCTGGGCTATCGCACCAACCGGATCGAGAGCCTGGACTGGCTGGGTAAGCCCCAGGTGCACGCCATGGTGTCGATCAACACCAACAACACCTCCAACTTCGCGGCGGTGGGCTTCAACTGGAAGGTCGAACTGGGCCAGCCAGGCGGCTTCTATCTGCGCCCCGGCATGGGCCTGGCCTACACGGACGGCAAGGCCGGCCTGCCGCCCGCCAACGCGCCGAACCTGACGCCGGAGGAGCGTGCGCGCCGCACCTGGCTTTACTACAACCGCATCGACTTCGGCTCGAAGGTGTTGTTCGAGCCCGAGCTGGCGCTGGGCTATCAGGTCAATGACAAGGTGTCGGTCGAACTGTCGTACACCCACCTGTCGAACGGCCAGATCTTCCACCAGGGCAAGAACCAGGGGCTTGACGACGCCGGGGTCCGGCTGGTTTACGCCTTCTGA
- a CDS encoding adenylosuccinate synthase, giving the protein MANVTVVGAQWGDEGKGKIVDWLSNRADVVVRFQGGHNAGHTLVVDGKVYKLALLPSGVVQGKTSVIGNGVVVDPWHLLSEIDKIADQGVAITPDLLILADNACLILPLHRDLDQAREAASTQKIGTTGRGIGPAYEDKVGRRAIRVADLADPEALKPKIDRLLAHHGALRRGLGLPEASAQELFDALMELAPRILAYAQPAWRVLDQAYKAGRRILFEGAQGSLLDVDHGTYPFVTSSNTAAGQASAGSGMGPSATGYVLGIVKAYTTRVGEGPFPAELFDDVGKHLSTVGREVGVNTGRARRCGWFDSVLVRQSVAINGIHGVALTKLDVLDGLKTLKICVGYKIGDKVLDYLPAGLRDQAAATPVYEEIEGWTESTAGARSFKDLNANAIKYVRRVEELIGAPVALLSTSPERDDTILMRDPFQG; this is encoded by the coding sequence ATGGCTAACGTGACCGTTGTCGGCGCCCAATGGGGCGACGAGGGCAAGGGCAAGATCGTCGACTGGCTCAGCAACCGCGCTGACGTCGTGGTGCGCTTCCAGGGCGGCCACAACGCCGGCCACACGCTGGTGGTCGACGGTAAGGTCTACAAGCTGGCCCTGCTGCCCTCGGGCGTGGTTCAGGGCAAGACCTCGGTGATCGGCAACGGCGTGGTCGTCGATCCCTGGCACCTGCTGAGCGAGATCGACAAGATCGCCGACCAGGGCGTGGCGATCACGCCGGACCTGCTGATCCTGGCCGACAACGCCTGCCTGATCCTGCCGCTGCACCGCGATCTCGACCAGGCCCGCGAGGCCGCCTCGACCCAGAAGATCGGCACCACTGGCCGCGGCATCGGTCCGGCCTACGAGGACAAGGTTGGCCGCCGCGCCATCCGTGTCGCCGATCTGGCGGACCCCGAAGCCCTCAAGCCGAAGATCGACCGCCTGCTGGCCCACCACGGCGCCCTGCGTCGCGGTCTCGGCCTGCCCGAGGCGTCGGCCCAGGAACTGTTCGACGCGCTGATGGAACTGGCACCGCGCATCCTGGCCTACGCCCAGCCGGCCTGGCGCGTGCTGGACCAGGCCTACAAGGCCGGCCGCCGAATCCTGTTCGAAGGCGCGCAAGGCTCGCTCCTGGACGTCGACCACGGCACCTATCCGTTCGTCACCTCGTCCAACACGGCGGCGGGCCAGGCTTCCGCCGGTTCGGGCATGGGCCCGTCGGCGACCGGCTATGTGCTGGGCATCGTCAAGGCCTACACCACCCGCGTGGGTGAGGGGCCGTTCCCGGCCGAGCTATTCGACGACGTTGGCAAGCACCTGTCGACCGTCGGTCGCGAGGTCGGGGTCAACACCGGCCGTGCGCGTCGTTGCGGCTGGTTCGACTCGGTGTTGGTGCGGCAATCGGTGGCCATCAACGGCATCCACGGCGTGGCTCTGACCAAGCTCGACGTGCTGGACGGCCTGAAGACCCTGAAGATCTGCGTCGGCTACAAGATCGGCGACAAGGTGCTGGATTACCTGCCGGCCGGCCTTCGCGATCAAGCCGCCGCCACGCCGGTCTATGAGGAGATCGAGGGCTGGACGGAAAGCACCGCCGGCGCCCGCTCTTTCAAGGACCTGAACGCCAACGCCATCAAATATGTGCGTCGCGTCGAGGAACTGATCGGCGCGCCTGTGGCCTTGCTGTCGACGAGTCCCGAGCGCGACGACACGATCCTGATGCGTGACCCGTTTCAGGGATAA